The following are encoded in a window of Diorhabda sublineata isolate icDioSubl1.1 chromosome 5, icDioSubl1.1, whole genome shotgun sequence genomic DNA:
- the LOC130443977 gene encoding leucine-rich repeats and immunoglobulin-like domains protein sma-10 — protein MDLCAIFFVISLCKLSTSVPSSRPENTTEVLETTTQMPCFIIEMGKSLTSIPRGAPHVKAVNYGYNIFYSLPQYAFSFNNFVLLERIQLHHNQLTSIHRKAFRQLDQLKSVDLSGNNLTTLDLYTFKTNTNLEKLDLTSNKIRFRNKPFLYSTSLVTLILSDNRIEQIFVNNFSKLPKLRNLVLNSNVIFFIADCSFAPLKDLVYLSLAHTGVYRLSTEMFSNSSYPRIIDVTDSPLATKFNPPLRKVKNEGVRDLINIDKYF, from the coding sequence aTCAGTACCATCATCCAGACCAGAGAATACTACGGAGGTTTTAGAAACTACGACACAGATGCCATGTTTCATAATCGAAATGGGAAAATCTTTGACGTCGATTCCGAGAGGTGCACCGCACGTTAAAGCAGTTAACTATGGTTACAATATTTTCTACAGCCTGCCTCAGTACGCTTTTTCATTCAACAATTTCGTGCTACTAGAAAGAATCCAATTACATCATAATCAACTAACCAGCATTCATCGGAAGGCTTTTAGACAATTAGATCAATTGAAATCGGTGGATCTGTCCGGGAATAACCTCACAACATTGGACTTATATACGTTCAAAACTAATacgaatttggaaaaattagatCTGACTTCGAATAAAATCCGTTTTAGAAACAAACCCTTCCTATATTCTACATCTTTAGTAACATTAATTTTGAGTGATAATAGAATAGAACaaattttcgtaaataattttagtaaattaccaaaattgagaaatttagttttaaattccaacgtaattttttttatagccGACTGCAGTTTCGCGCCATTGAAAGATCTTGTATATTTATCATTAGCGCATACAGGTGTCTACAGATTGAGTACAGAGATGTTCTCAAACAGTAGCTACCCCAGAATAATCGACGTCACGGATTCCCCATTAGCTACTAAATTTAATCCGCCGTTGAGAAAAGTTAAAAACGAAGGTGTGAGAGATTTGATTAATatcgataaatatttttga